From one Actinomycetota bacterium genomic stretch:
- a CDS encoding SseB family protein, with the protein MSDFTNSEIPETDFAQDLGEPSLALRLAMTSFAGERTDETVKALVGNLAHQRLLIPVLARVDSKLDGVEKDSSMQAVEFVAKDGRRALLAFTGVDSVALWDNSARPIPRAAHVIAQAVLEQELDALIIDIAGPTPTALDGALLVRVAMSEHQRQYLESALNSVCDAIEDLDGVEEALWEITEEEVELELFVSQVATDLGQQIAELLQDPTFTVVLDRPLSVQVTQTKAN; encoded by the coding sequence ATGAGCGACTTCACCAACTCGGAAATTCCAGAAACTGATTTCGCCCAAGATTTGGGAGAACCCAGCCTCGCCTTGCGCTTAGCCATGACAAGTTTCGCTGGAGAGCGCACTGATGAAACAGTCAAGGCATTGGTTGGAAATCTCGCCCATCAACGATTACTCATCCCCGTACTTGCTCGAGTTGACTCCAAACTGGATGGCGTTGAAAAAGATAGCAGTATGCAGGCTGTTGAATTTGTGGCCAAAGATGGTCGTCGGGCGTTGTTGGCATTCACCGGTGTCGATTCGGTTGCTCTTTGGGATAACTCTGCACGACCAATCCCCAGAGCGGCCCACGTAATTGCACAAGCAGTATTAGAGCAAGAGCTTGATGCGCTCATTATTGACATCGCTGGTCCAACTCCGACAGCACTTGATGGGGCACTTCTAGTGCGTGTGGCCATGAGTGAACATCAACGTCAGTATCTGGAATCGGCCCTAAATTCAGTTTGTGATGCCATTGAAGATCTTGACGGCGTCGAAGAGGCGCTTTGGGAAATTACCGAAGAAGAGGTAGAGCTCGAATTGTTTGTTTCGCAGGTTGCCACCGATCTTGGTCAGCAGATAGCCGAGTTATTGCAGGATCCGACATTTACAGTGGTGCTTGATCGCCCCCTAAGTGTTCAGGTAACGCAGACCAAAGCCAATTAA
- a CDS encoding DUF1844 domain-containing protein — MTSQNTNPEKAGITAARDLAALSAVEILSLHIVDLMTAAAVKLGEFEGTSTDLAESRILITALAGLVDASAPDLGAHHAAPMRDGLQTLQRSFRERSVIKDEPGMGPGEQYTGPVY; from the coding sequence GTGACCAGCCAGAACACTAATCCAGAAAAAGCCGGGATTACCGCGGCCAGAGACTTAGCTGCCCTTTCAGCCGTGGAAATCCTTAGTTTGCACATCGTTGACCTGATGACTGCCGCCGCGGTGAAACTAGGCGAATTTGAGGGTACTAGCACTGATTTAGCGGAATCTCGGATTCTGATAACTGCATTAGCGGGATTGGTTGATGCCAGCGCTCCAGATCTCGGGGCACACCACGCCGCCCCAATGCGCGATGGATTACAGACTCTGCAACGCTCATTTCGTGAGCGCTCGGTCATCAAAGACGAGCCCGGCATGGGACCTGGCGAGCAATACACCGGACCGGTCTATTAG
- a CDS encoding translation initiation factor IF-3: protein MSTTGGHISIETRINDRIRVPEVRLVGPAGEQIGIVAIEDALRLAFEADLDLVEVSPESKPPVCKLMDFGKFKYDAAVKARESRKNQVNTVIKEMKLRPKIDNHDYETKKGHILRFLNAGDKVKITIMFRGREQSRPELGYRLLQRLAADIGEMAIIESSPLQDGRNMTMVLAPVRKKTAPTKPTKPAETVVQQPVVPAEVAVKPEVVATEPEVATTETAEQAVVAPAKKAAAKKAPAKKAVTEATDATPAKKAPVKKAVAKKAATKKAES from the coding sequence ATTTCGACCACAGGAGGACATATCAGTATCGAAACCCGCATCAATGATCGAATTCGCGTTCCAGAAGTTCGACTTGTAGGGCCAGCCGGTGAACAAATCGGCATAGTCGCAATCGAAGATGCACTGCGGTTAGCTTTTGAAGCAGATCTTGACTTGGTCGAAGTATCGCCCGAAAGCAAGCCTCCTGTCTGCAAACTAATGGACTTCGGCAAATTCAAATACGATGCAGCGGTTAAAGCACGAGAGTCTCGTAAGAATCAGGTCAACACCGTTATCAAAGAGATGAAACTTCGCCCCAAGATTGATAACCATGACTATGAGACCAAGAAAGGTCACATCTTACGCTTCTTGAATGCCGGCGATAAAGTCAAGATAACCATCATGTTCCGCGGTCGCGAACAATCGCGTCCAGAACTTGGATACCGACTATTGCAGCGACTTGCTGCTGACATCGGTGAGATGGCAATAATTGAGTCATCGCCCTTGCAAGATGGTCGAAACATGACCATGGTGCTCGCACCAGTTCGCAAGAAGACCGCACCTACTAAGCCAACAAAGCCAGCCGAAACAGTTGTGCAGCAACCCGTTGTGCCAGCTGAAGTGGCTGTTAAGCCAGAAGTTGTTGCAACCGAACCTGAAGTTGCTACGACCGAGACAGCAGAGCAAGCGGTTGTCGCACCAGCTAAGAAGGCTGCGGCCAAGAAAGCGCCGGCCAAGAAGGCGGTAACCGAGGCAACAGATGCTACTCCTGCGAAGAAAGCTCCAGTGAAGAAAGCGGTAGCCAAGAAAGCAGCCACCAAGAAAGCCGAGTCGTAA
- a CDS encoding 50S ribosomal protein L35, whose amino-acid sequence MPKNKTHSGAKKRFRVTGSGKLMKEQSNKRHLLESKSSKRTRRLSVDQVLSPGDAKKAKKLLGR is encoded by the coding sequence ATGCCGAAGAATAAGACGCACAGCGGTGCAAAAAAACGTTTCCGGGTTACTGGTTCCGGCAAGTTAATGAAGGAACAGTCAAATAAGCGCCATCTACTTGAAAGTAAATCAAGTAAGCGCACTCGTCGACTTTCTGTTGATCAGGTTTTGTCCCCAGGCGATGCCAAGAAGGCAAAGAAATTACTCGGTCGCTAA